The following DNA comes from Anopheles coustani chromosome 2, idAnoCousDA_361_x.2, whole genome shotgun sequence.
CAACGTTCAAATCTACTACCAACGCCAGAGAAGTAACGAAATAACGAACAAGTCCGTTCTAGTTTtacgttccatttttttatgccCAGTAGTACAGGTTAATGGAAAGGATTCTGTTTCAGGGCAATTCAGTTACTATACTGCAGACCAAACAGGACCTCAAGGTTCGGGAGTTGTCGAAGGCAACTTTTAACGTCCAGATCCCTGGCATCCGCTGGAGTTCCCAACTGAACCGAGGTTCCTTTTATTTCTGGGTAACTTTTATCGAACGGCCAGGCGCACCGATCCAATCACTTTCACCTTCGCCGGGTTTGGTTTACGATGACGACATGTTTCCCGACCGGTGGCAGAAAACCGGATTTCAGACGCTCGCCACCGCAGCTTCCGTCACTCGTTCCATCTCGCCGCGTCTAGACGACGAAGAGTCGAGAGTGTCATGGCTGTGAGATAGTGTGTGATGAGATGgacaacaaaattaaaagcatGCCATCGGTTCGCCACTACTTGATTTatcatatacacacacacacaatcctGGTAGCACTTGTGAAGGTAGTGTTTGGCCGGAACTCCTTGTGTAAGCAAATTAATATCTAAAGGAGTCACAACCCGGTGTCAACTGTTTTTTGCCGTGCTTTTAAGTACCCTTTTttcgctcacacacacacgctcacaagaaacatttttcatctctcTGAACCGGATGTTCCTGGCGGTGAAAAATGACCGAAAGTTCCGCTGAAGGCCGTCTACGTGCCACCTTCACAGATATGCAAGGCAACGTAATATTCGTGTCTACGTAATTCGAGTGCCCTGATTTATGttgtcttcttctttttgttcaCCAAATTGTAACTATGCGCAGGTTGCAACCGTTTCGAGAGGAAAAAAGTCAATGCATGCAAAGGGAGAAATTTAGAGAAAATCAACTTCCAAAGTGAAATTTCCCTTGCATGGCATGCGTCAGTCGAAGTACAAAAGAAAGGCTTACTGAtaacaggaaaaaaagaaacaatttccATCTTCAACTAAAACCCCCGTTTTCGAAGCGTGCAGCTCTCTGCTCGATGCATAATCCAACACGGGTGCATTCGATGGCATTTTACGATCTACTTACGCTCATCGAAATTGCTCGCGGAGCAAACAACTGCAAACTGCTACTTATGGTTTTCGATTCATGCACCTCTCGTTTCTTGTGGAGCATAATCTGTAATCATCTGTGAAAACCTCCGTAGGGATgaagacaacaacaaaaaaaagggaaaccgaCACCTACACCCAGGCTTTGGCTCGGGTAGCACGAACATAGCGGCATGCTCGGTCGAACACGGGTCCACATCTCCATGGAAGCATGGAATTAAGAAAGGGAAGACAGTGGGCGCACATGACGCTTTCCCGGGTAAACATCTCGCAACACTACTCCGGCCGCACATTAATTGAGATTGTAAGCATAAGTGTAGCATAATTCCAGCGTTTGACTTCCATCCTTTCGTTCATCCAAAAACAGGCATTCGCACGATGAGAGAAAAACGCCGATCGAATTCCTCATCGAGGGCCGTCTGGGTGGCGTTGGTTGTTGGTATCTGCTGCCCTCTGGCAGAAGCAGGTGAAAGATGGTCCCGCCAGTTGACGGAGTTCACGGGCGGACCGGTATCCGGCAACGACTGGATTCCCTTGTCTCGTCCCGGCTCCGAACGTCAAAGCGGTGCCCGAGTGCTAAACTACTTCACGGCTCCACAGCAACCTTCCTTCTTGGACAACACGGCGCAACCGCAGCAGCACCACTTCACCTTCCTTAACCACCAGTTCCCCCAATCGAACCGATTCCTGCTCCAGCAGCCTCCACAACAGGAGCTACTCGAGCAAAATCAACCATTCCAGCTGGGCAGCTTCCGGTCCGGATCGCCACCGTTTGTGGGCCAAACAATTCAGCATCCTCCGCCCcctccgccaccgccaccaccatcgtCCACGAATCCCTTCGAGCAGCAGTTTCTCTCTAAGTCGCCCCTTTCGGAGGCACTGATCCAGGAGGACAACAAGCAACCGGGATCTCCGCACGATCAACAGTCGTTCTCGTACCAGCACATACGCCAACAGGAACCCCAACCGACCGGTGGACATGCACCGAGTGGAGGCGCAGTATCGCAAGAGGAAGTCCAGCTCCTTTACGTTCCCGTCGAGACTCTGTACAACCAGAACCAGAAGCAGGAAATCAATCGGTTCAACTCGCTCCCGCAACCGGTCAGCCCGTCGATAATCAACGACTTCTATACATCCGCGgctacaaccaccaccactccAAAGCCACCACCTCCTCGCACGAGTGCAGCCACCTTCCCTCCACCGTCACCGTCTCGCTTCCCGACATCCAGCGCACTGGATAGCTCGGTGTCACGCTCATCGTTGAGTCCTTCGCCGAAACCGAAGCCAAACCAACCTCCGCTAGCCCTCTTCCTGTACCACGATGACCCTCGGCAGAGCAAGCTGTCCACGAACGAAGCCCTCGGGGGATTGAAAAACATCAACGAGATTGCGGTGCTGGATTCGGTGGGTAAAAACTCTCCCAAGGTGTTCATCGGTCCGTCCGGACTTGCGCCCCCGAAGAGCTACTCACGCTTCGATCTGCCCTATCTGTCCAGCGTGGACCTGTCATCGAACCGATCGAATCGGAAGATCGAAGATCTGCCCTTCTTCGTCGCACCGCTCAGTTACAAAACCCCAAGTGGGTATGCCAAGATTTCGCTGCCACCTCCGCACGTTGGCTCCATCGTCGTTCGTCAGAGTAGCAGCAGTAATTCGCTCGAAAATGGCGCCTTCTATACGCGCCCAACGGCTCAAAGCAACGTGCAGTACTACACACCATCAACGTTGAACTTTGCTGACTCCACAACGACCAAGGCACCGTCCATCACGCTTGGTTCCTCCGGAAAGCCGATCTACGACGCGGACCACTATACGTCCCCAACGGGTAAGCCAACGTCGTCGAACGATCGTTCCGTGCCGCAGTACACTTCTGGCTTCAACGGACCTCCCCCGAGCCGGCATGCGGTTAACGAAGAGTACTTCAACCTCGCCAAAACCAGGAAGCCAACCACAACTCCACCGACCACGCCAAACTATCCGGTACGTTCGTACGGAAGCACGCGCCAGTTTGACTTCAAACCTATGCCGAACCAGAAGATTCCTCCCTCGTTCTATCCGGTGGAGGAGGATGAGCCCGAGCCAGCGACAACGACGACCTTCGGTACAACGACGACCGAGCGACCGACCACGGCGCAGCTGCACTTCGAAGCGGAACGCATGAGAACCCACTTCCGTGAGGAAAACTTCCGTAGTCGTCGTCCATaccagcaccaacaccagcagcagacaACGGCCGCATCACCCAACGAAGCCGTCGAAACTCCCTCCCAGCAAGGACATTTCGTGCACAAGTTCAAACTCGTCGACTCGGTAAAGCCAACTGCCCCGACGAGACCTAGCTCGACCTCGGTCGTCGATAACGGATTCCTGGACTTCTTCAGCCGGTCtccgcaacagcagcagcatgagGACGAGATGATCAAGACGACGATCACGACGAACCTTCCGGGAGATCAGGACCGCCAGGTCATTCGCAACAACTACTATCAAGCGGCGGCCGCGATCAACGAAGATTCCGGACCAAACCGGCCCAAGTTTGTCAGCACCTACTACAGTCCCTCGTCAACTGCGGCTGCGGCAACAACCCCGGCAACGCTGACGACGCAAGATCTATTCTTCCGGGAGTTCGAGCAGAAGAGTAAATTCTATGAGCGCGAACCGAAGTACGAAAGTCCCAGCTACCCGACCACCGTTGGGACAACCGGAGCAAGCTATCGCAACAAGTACTCGTACGAGACGGACTCCAGCTTCAACGAGTCTCCCCGCTACTCGGTGGAAGTGATCACAACAAGCGAACCGACAACGGTTACGGTGGATCCATCGCAAGGAACCACTGGACAGCAGCAGTACAGCATTCCCTCGGAGTTGCCCCCAATCAGTGCCAACCTGCCGGGTCTGGTGAACGCGCTTATGGACGATCAATGGCCTCTTAAGACCGGCGACCGGCAGGCAACGCCGTCCACAACGTCGACCTCCACGAACGGTAACACAAGAGCTCCTCATTTCCGCAAGCAACTACATCGTACGACGACGCAAGATTCCTACGATATTGAGCAAGCTACAACCACCCGCAGACCACTGCAGCGAGGACGTCGACCACATCCATCTCGCACGACCACATCACCACCCACCGGAGCCGGAGCGCCCAATGAACAACCGTCCAGCTCCACCAGAGCACCCATTTCGCGATCACGATCGCGTTACGTTCCCAACAACGAAGAACGATCGGCATCACGCGGACGCAGCCGCAGTCGTTCGACGACCCCGCGTGGACCACTGAAGGAGGTGGAGAATCTGGACTATCAGCGGGATGTGCTGAAGCAGAACTATCCCGTCATACGCCCGCAATCCCAAAGCCTTCCCGTGACTACAACTCCCGCTTCGACGACGACCAGCGCCACCACTCCATCGACCACGCTGAGCTTCCGAGAAGTTTACGAGGATCAAACGGAACGGCTACTTGCGACCACCCTGGCTAACGAAGCTCCACTTGAGGCCGACCTCCAGCAGGTGACGCGCAAGTACTCGGAGTACTACGAACCGGAAGCGGTAGTTACCACGGTACTGCCTCCGCAAACAACCAACTATTTCGTTCCTTCCGTTTCGAGCCAACGTGGGCAGCAACAGGAGGATTACTCGGCGGTCCGTGGAGGACAGGAGGACTACATTCGCTCGCAGGAAGTTATCCCGTTGGCTCGCGATCCGGAACATTCCGTGATTCCGTTGCGTTCGCAAAACGTAGCGACCGAAGCACCACCGGCCCCGCCACAGTATCAACCGGTGACGGAAAGCGAAGAAAAGCTTACCACCGCCTACGGTCAACCGCTCGATGAGCCGATGGAACTCAAGAAGGTAGAAATCACTCCCCGCCCTCGCCGTCCCGGACTCGTTTCCCGACAGCGTGATCCGCAACAGAACTACTACTCACGTACGACGACCGAACCGACGACAACCGTTCGCACCACAACGCCGGAACCAGGAGTAGTTGGTTCGCGGACATCAGGACGCCGACCGGCATTCGTAAGACGTCCATCGCGTTTGTACGCCACAACTACCGCCGCACCGACATCGCCGACCACACCGGCTGGAAACAATTACGATCAACAACAGTCGACGCAAGGAACTTATACCGTAAGTTGGTCGGTTGATGTGGGGTCTATTCAAACGGTACTTATACTAGACGTATTTACTTGCAGGTGCGTACCAAAAACCGACAAGACATTCTACGAGGACGTACACGTCGTCCAACGACCACTACGGAACCAACGGCCGCCGCTACAACCGCCTCTCCGGAGGCTCCGGTGACGCGAGCTTTTGGAAGAGGCAGCAGTCTGCGTCGCATCTCACCTACCGCCCGTTCCAGACAACAAGAGGTAAGGTGGACATCTAGCTTGGAAACGAAATTTCGTTCACTCTCACCTTTTCCTCGCACATGACAGCCAACGGCTGCACCGACAACCCAACAACCTGCACCAGCGAGCAGCAGTGGACCACGTTTCCGGATCCGCGAACGCACCCGGTTCAATCTACAACCACAAGAGTCGCAGTGGTCGACCAAGTTGAACCAGAACTCCTTCCAGCCCGTGCTGAAGACGGAGGGACGCGGAGTCGGCGATCTCGAGCAGGAGAACGTATCCaccgaaccggaaccggaaatCGTGACGGCCGCACGCGAGGCCGAAATGTATTTCATGAATGTTTCGTCGAACTACGGCCAGAAGGACGGAACTCAACAGGAAACACAGACTGAGGACAGCACGGAAAATAGGTATAGATGGAGGAGGAGTGGTCTAATGGGGGGGACCTTACCTACTGGAGTTGTATAATACATCCTTACTTCTTTTCTACTTCTTCCCTCACGCAGTGTTCCCTCGTTTGCGGACCTGTTGAACGATGTAATGAAGGATTTTATCGACGATAACAGTCAGAAGAAAACGACCACGGACGAAAAGCAGCGCCAGACAAGCGACGTGGACCAACGGAGGCCAGTCAATTTCCGCAACAACTTCCTACGCAAGCGGGGCCGATCAAAGGTGGTCGATTCATTCGAGACGGCCGAATCACAACATATTAACCATGCGGCTCAGGTTTACAATGGCCAGGCACCTCACTACGGTGAGTCGGTGAAGCACATCGATCAGGCGATACTTTCGGGTAAAAATGTTTCGCCAAAAACCGTTGGTAAACTGCATCACGAAGAAGAGGTAGAAAATACGGCCCAAGAGGAATCGACTGTAGCACCGCACGAGGATGGTTCCAAGCATGAAACGGAAACCGAAGAAACGGATTCTGAGGATCTGGTTACCAT
Coding sequences within:
- the LOC131265383 gene encoding mucin-2, translated to MREKRRSNSSSRAVWVALVVGICCPLAEAGERWSRQLTEFTGGPVSGNDWIPLSRPGSERQSGARVLNYFTAPQQPSFLDNTAQPQQHHFTFLNHQFPQSNRFLLQQPPQQELLEQNQPFQLGSFRSGSPPFVGQTIQHPPPPPPPPPPSSTNPFEQQFLSKSPLSEALIQEDNKQPGSPHDQQSFSYQHIRQQEPQPTGGHAPSGGAVSQEEVQLLYVPVETLYNQNQKQEINRFNSLPQPVSPSIINDFYTSAATTTTTPKPPPPRTSAATFPPPSPSRFPTSSALDSSVSRSSLSPSPKPKPNQPPLALFLYHDDPRQSKLSTNEALGGLKNINEIAVLDSVGKNSPKVFIGPSGLAPPKSYSRFDLPYLSSVDLSSNRSNRKIEDLPFFVAPLSYKTPSGYAKISLPPPHVGSIVVRQSSSSNSLENGAFYTRPTAQSNVQYYTPSTLNFADSTTTKAPSITLGSSGKPIYDADHYTSPTGKPTSSNDRSVPQYTSGFNGPPPSRHAVNEEYFNLAKTRKPTTTPPTTPNYPVRSYGSTRQFDFKPMPNQKIPPSFYPVEEDEPEPATTTTFGTTTTERPTTAQLHFEAERMRTHFREENFRSRRPYQHQHQQQTTAASPNEAVETPSQQGHFVHKFKLVDSVKPTAPTRPSSTSVVDNGFLDFFSRSPQQQQHEDEMIKTTITTNLPGDQDRQVIRNNYYQAAAAINEDSGPNRPKFVSTYYSPSSTAAAATTPATLTTQDLFFREFEQKSKFYEREPKYESPSYPTTVGTTGASYRNKYSYETDSSFNESPRYSVEVITTSEPTTVTVDPSQGTTGQQQYSIPSELPPISANLPGLVNALMDDQWPLKTGDRQATPSTTSTSTNGNTRAPHFRKQLHRTTTQDSYDIEQATTTRRPLQRGRRPHPSRTTTSPPTGAGAPNEQPSSSTRAPISRSRSRYVPNNEERSASRGRSRSRSTTPRGPLKEVENLDYQRDVLKQNYPVIRPQSQSLPVTTTPASTTTSATTPSTTLSFREVYEDQTERLLATTLANEAPLEADLQQVTRKYSEYYEPEAVVTTVLPPQTTNYFVPSVSSQRGQQQEDYSAVRGGQEDYIRSQEVIPLARDPEHSVIPLRSQNVATEAPPAPPQYQPVTESEEKLTTAYGQPLDEPMELKKVEITPRPRRPGLVSRQRDPQQNYYSRTTTEPTTTVRTTTPEPGVVGSRTSGRRPAFVRRPSRLYATTTAAPTSPTTPAGNNYDQQQSTQGTYTVRTKNRQDILRGRTRRPTTTTEPTAAATTASPEAPVTRAFGRGSSLRRISPTARSRQQEPTAAPTTQQPAPASSSGPRFRIRERTRFNLQPQESQWSTKLNQNSFQPVLKTEGRGVGDLEQENVSTEPEPEIVTAAREAEMYFMNVSSNYGQKDGTQQETQTEDSTENSVPSFADLLNDVMKDFIDDNSQKKTTTDEKQRQTSDVDQRRPVNFRNNFLRKRGRSKVVDSFETAESQHINHAAQVYNGQAPHYGESVKHIDQAILSGKNVSPKTVGKLHHEEEVENTAQEESTVAPHEDGSKHETETEETDSEDLVTILPSVENAGTTVGPLSDSVSTTSKPTEEVPTLASLEQTSTNPPQQQDRVEVTTVSAVTVEPAFEEELTDSSEEKKDRDETPPASSSFDQVKKMVSDYYKVVENDSETEEVVDGDVLPGEADDVIEEEGDFFRATDEPSSENEELAPTTDMTPSETLFVPVTAEPPAVNPMGSLVIPTSVSNGITHETEICYRGRCIKTEDDKRKRKDKLN